In one Sulfitobacter sp. LCG007 genomic region, the following are encoded:
- a CDS encoding mechanosensitive ion channel family protein: MHSKAAPFLVALALILLGAFPLSAQQQPAAEAPVTLPDPLTPDAIDKLVARMSDDQVRGLLLEQLNKVAATPGAEAPNEVETLFSQLQIGWVAFYTPILDSVARLPLLFSKQIEAVGSFVGKLGVTGVLWLLALMTIALAVGFAAEIAVNRFTHRWKSPPSSERQESLFSALRYLFRRFCRELLGLFAFYFATRATALTLMAPEQLVFAGPFLIHLIWFPRLALAISRFVLAPDRADLRLVSVSDHWARFLTRNIVGLVLLTGAALFIIKFDMLNGVPLEETRIGFWVNLAVHIYIALIAWRAREGLQQMMRGTDPDLTAFDEKVAYWYPRFAIAVSAIMWVVVTILTGLGHGRMLLATPHYTTMFWLLLVPAIDTVVRTFVRHLTPPMLGEGVVAERAYVATKRSYVRIGRVVAAAIVILIVANAWGLDLVDLAGSSEEAFGGRLVLFAMMAAVGYILFEVISLYVNRRLAKEQTSYSISEEEHGEGGVPGGSRLVTVLPLVRVAAQIAVVVIFTLLALGALGVDTTPLLAGAGILGLAIGFGAQKLVGDVVSGVFFLLDDAFRVGEYVEVSGTMGTVEKISVRSMQLRHHRGLVHTIPYGEIAKLTNFSRDWVIMKLKFTVPFDTDPNQVKKIFKKIGQDLIQDPLYKDDMLEPFKSQGVFDFDDVGMIIRGKFMAKPGTQFTIRKEVYNRVKSAFKEAGIDFARREVRVNVPGLEQSDLSPEQKHTIAAAAASAVQKQEES, encoded by the coding sequence TTGCACAGCAAAGCCGCCCCTTTCCTCGTCGCGCTCGCGCTGATCCTGCTGGGGGCATTCCCGCTGTCCGCCCAGCAGCAGCCGGCAGCCGAGGCGCCCGTCACCCTGCCCGACCCGCTAACGCCGGATGCCATCGACAAGCTAGTTGCGCGGATGTCGGACGACCAGGTCCGCGGGCTGCTGCTGGAGCAGCTCAACAAGGTCGCCGCCACCCCGGGAGCCGAGGCGCCGAACGAGGTCGAAACACTCTTCTCGCAGCTCCAGATCGGCTGGGTCGCCTTCTACACCCCGATCCTCGATTCCGTCGCCCGCCTGCCGCTGCTTTTCTCCAAACAGATAGAGGCCGTCGGCAGCTTCGTCGGCAAGCTCGGGGTCACGGGTGTGCTTTGGCTGCTGGCCCTCATGACGATTGCGCTGGCTGTGGGATTTGCCGCTGAAATAGCGGTCAACCGCTTCACCCACAGGTGGAAGTCGCCTCCATCCTCCGAGCGGCAGGAGTCGCTCTTCTCGGCACTGCGTTACCTTTTCCGGCGATTCTGCAGGGAACTGCTCGGGCTTTTCGCGTTCTATTTCGCCACAAGGGCCACCGCGCTCACCCTCATGGCGCCGGAGCAACTGGTATTCGCCGGTCCCTTTCTCATTCACCTGATCTGGTTTCCGCGCCTGGCGCTGGCGATTTCCCGCTTCGTGCTGGCGCCTGACCGGGCGGACCTGCGCCTTGTCAGCGTCTCCGACCACTGGGCGCGGTTTCTCACGCGCAACATCGTCGGACTGGTGCTGCTGACCGGCGCAGCGCTCTTCATCATAAAATTCGACATGCTCAACGGGGTCCCGCTCGAGGAGACCCGGATCGGCTTCTGGGTCAATCTGGCGGTGCACATCTATATCGCCCTGATCGCCTGGCGCGCCCGCGAGGGGCTGCAGCAGATGATGCGCGGCACCGACCCGGACCTGACCGCCTTCGACGAGAAGGTCGCCTATTGGTATCCGCGTTTCGCCATCGCGGTATCGGCGATCATGTGGGTGGTCGTCACCATTCTGACCGGCCTCGGCCATGGCCGGATGCTTCTGGCGACGCCGCATTACACGACGATGTTCTGGCTGCTGCTGGTGCCCGCCATCGACACGGTCGTGCGGACCTTCGTGCGGCACCTGACCCCGCCGATGCTGGGCGAAGGCGTCGTGGCGGAACGCGCCTATGTGGCGACCAAGCGCAGCTATGTGCGGATCGGGCGCGTCGTGGCGGCGGCGATCGTGATACTGATCGTCGCCAACGCCTGGGGCCTCGATCTGGTCGACCTGGCCGGCAGCTCCGAGGAAGCCTTCGGCGGCAGGCTCGTGCTGTTCGCGATGATGGCTGCGGTGGGCTATATCCTGTTCGAGGTGATCTCGCTTTACGTGAACCGCCGCCTCGCGAAGGAACAGACCAGCTACAGCATCTCCGAGGAGGAGCATGGCGAAGGGGGCGTGCCCGGCGGGTCACGCCTTGTGACCGTGCTGCCGCTGGTGCGTGTGGCCGCGCAGATCGCGGTGGTGGTGATCTTCACGCTGCTGGCCCTCGGAGCGCTCGGGGTCGACACCACGCCGCTGCTGGCGGGCGCGGGGATCCTCGGGCTCGCCATCGGTTTCGGCGCGCAGAAGCTGGTGGGCGATGTGGTTTCGGGCGTCTTCTTCCTGCTCGACGATGCCTTCCGGGTCGGCGAATATGTCGAGGTGAGCGGGACCATGGGCACGGTCGAGAAGATTTCGGTGCGCTCCATGCAGTTGCGCCATCACCGGGGTCTGGTGCACACGATCCCATATGGAGAGATCGCAAAGCTCACCAACTTCAGCCGCGACTGGGTGATCATGAAGCTGAAGTTCACCGTGCCCTTCGACACCGACCCGAACCAGGTGAAGAAGATCTTCAAGAAGATCGGCCAGGACCTGATCCAGGATCCGCTCTACAAGGACGACATGCTCGAGCCGTTCAAGAGCCAGGGCGTCTTCGATTTCGATGACGTCGGCATGATCATCCGGGGCAAGTTCATGGCCAAGCCCGGCACCCAGTTCACCATCCGCAAGGAGGTGTACAACCGTGTGAAATCCGCCTTCAAGGAGGCCGGGATAGACTTTGCCCGCCGCGAGGTGCGCGTGAATGTCCCGGGTCTCGAACAGTCCGACCTCTCGCCGGAGCAGAAGCACACTATCGCTGCCGCAGCGGCAAGCGCCGTGCAGAAGCAGGAGGAAAGCTGA
- the hisD gene encoding histidinol dehydrogenase: MRRDYLKKAPRRAQSDAADVRATVETILSDIEARREEAALEYAARFDRYEGEILLTPANIERASALVPARLKADIDFAHANVRRFAEAQKATVRDFEVEIVPGFTAGQKAIPVHSAGCYIPGGRYSHIASAIMTVTTAKVAGCGHIVACSPPRPDTGIMPAIVYAAHSCGADRIMAMGGVQGVAAMAFGLFGLPRANILVGPGNQFVAEAKRALFGRVGIDMIAGPTDSLILADASADPEVVATDLVSQAEHGYNSPVWLVTDHRALAEAVLVRVPQLIAELPELNRQNAHAAWRDYAEVILCPDREAMAATSDDYAPEHLTVMAEDLDWWLGRLTCYGSLFLGEETTVAFGDKASGTNHVLPTSGAASYTGGLSVHKYMKLVTWQRATRDGAKPIAEATARISRLEGMEGHARSADVRLAKFFPGEHFDLTADG, translated from the coding sequence ATGAGACGTGACTACCTGAAGAAGGCGCCCCGGCGCGCGCAATCCGATGCGGCCGACGTGCGCGCGACGGTCGAGACGATCCTGTCGGACATCGAGGCCCGGCGCGAGGAAGCGGCGCTTGAATATGCCGCGCGCTTTGACCGCTACGAGGGCGAGATCCTGCTGACCCCGGCGAATATCGAACGGGCCTCGGCGCTTGTGCCCGCCCGCCTGAAGGCGGACATCGACTTTGCCCATGCCAATGTCCGCCGCTTCGCGGAGGCGCAGAAGGCCACGGTCAGGGATTTCGAAGTCGAGATCGTGCCCGGTTTCACGGCGGGACAGAAGGCGATCCCGGTCCATTCGGCGGGATGCTACATCCCCGGCGGCCGCTACAGCCACATCGCCTCCGCGATCATGACGGTCACGACGGCGAAGGTCGCGGGCTGCGGCCATATCGTCGCCTGCTCCCCTCCCCGGCCGGATACCGGCATCATGCCGGCCATCGTCTATGCGGCCCATTCATGCGGCGCCGACAGGATCATGGCCATGGGCGGCGTACAGGGCGTGGCCGCGATGGCATTCGGCCTGTTCGGTCTGCCGCGCGCGAATATTCTCGTGGGCCCCGGCAACCAGTTCGTGGCCGAGGCCAAGCGCGCGCTCTTTGGACGTGTCGGCATCGACATGATCGCCGGGCCCACCGACAGCCTGATCCTTGCCGATGCCTCGGCCGATCCGGAAGTGGTGGCAACCGACCTGGTGAGCCAGGCCGAGCATGGCTACAATTCCCCGGTCTGGCTTGTCACCGACCACCGCGCCCTTGCCGAAGCCGTCCTGGTGCGCGTGCCCCAGCTGATCGCCGAGCTGCCCGAGTTGAACCGGCAGAACGCGCACGCCGCCTGGCGCGACTATGCCGAGGTCATCCTCTGCCCGGACCGCGAGGCCATGGCGGCGACATCTGACGATTATGCGCCGGAACATCTCACGGTCATGGCCGAGGACCTCGACTGGTGGCTCGGACGACTGACCTGCTACGGCTCGCTCTTCCTTGGCGAAGAGACGACGGTTGCCTTCGGCGACAAGGCGAGCGGGACGAACCACGTCCTGCCGACCTCCGGCGCGGCGAGCTACACAGGGGGGCTTTCGGTGCACAAGTACATGAAGCTCGTGACCTGGCAGCGGGCCACCAGGGACGGCGCGAAACCGATTGCCGAGGCGACTGCGCGCATCTCGCGGCTGGAAGGAATGGAAGGCCACGCACGTTCCGCCGACGTGAGGCTTGCCAAATTCTTTCCGGGCGAACATTTCGACCTGACAGCCGACGGCTGA
- the comD gene encoding sulfopyruvate decarboxylase subunit alpha, with protein MNINTRIVNDLVANGIGFVTTVPCKQLAGVIEEVEAHESIHHVPANKEDEGMGLCAGAWMGGKRPMIIMQNTALGVTINTLATLIQYYRMPLPMLISYRGELGEPVACQVEMAVHTKALLAQMHIPTYHFHRQEDVEEFDRILKYTFMCSKPVAILTDATFWGGY; from the coding sequence ATGAACATCAATACACGGATCGTCAACGACCTCGTCGCGAACGGGATCGGTTTCGTGACGACGGTCCCCTGCAAGCAGCTTGCCGGGGTGATCGAGGAAGTCGAGGCGCACGAGAGCATCCACCACGTGCCTGCCAACAAGGAAGACGAGGGCATGGGCCTTTGCGCCGGGGCCTGGATGGGCGGCAAGCGCCCGATGATCATCATGCAGAACACTGCGCTCGGGGTCACGATCAACACGCTGGCCACGCTGATCCAGTATTACCGCATGCCGCTGCCGATGCTGATCTCCTACAGGGGCGAGCTGGGAGAGCCGGTCGCCTGCCAGGTCGAGATGGCGGTTCACACCAAGGCGCTGCTCGCGCAGATGCACATACCGACCTACCATTTCCACCGGCAGGAGGACGTCGAGGAATTCGACCGGATCCTGAAATACACCTTCATGTGTTCCAAGCCGGTGGCCATCCTGACCGACGCGACCTTCTGGGGAGGGTACTGA
- the comE gene encoding sulfopyruvate decarboxylase subunit beta produces MIRSEILKEIAPILRDHLVVCNIGIPSQELHAIDDQPTNFYMLGTMGLASSIGLGLALAQPKPVIAIDGDGSVLTNLGTLPTIANNVADNFILLIVDNGSYGSTGDQPTYAGRKTSLAKVAEACGCERVIECAAEDTGRELQAALDARKMTVIVAKCESGNAKMPVITMDPVVIRDRFMKAVQD; encoded by the coding sequence TTGATCCGTTCCGAAATCCTGAAGGAAATCGCCCCGATCCTGCGCGACCATCTCGTGGTCTGCAACATCGGCATCCCCAGCCAGGAGCTGCACGCCATCGACGACCAGCCGACGAATTTCTACATGCTGGGCACGATGGGACTGGCCTCGTCGATCGGGCTGGGTCTGGCGCTCGCGCAGCCCAAGCCGGTGATCGCGATCGACGGGGACGGTTCCGTGCTCACCAATCTCGGCACCCTGCCGACCATCGCCAACAACGTCGCCGACAATTTCATCCTGCTGATCGTGGACAACGGCAGCTACGGCTCGACCGGGGATCAGCCGACCTATGCCGGGCGGAAGACGTCGCTCGCGAAGGTGGCCGAGGCCTGCGGCTGCGAACGGGTCATCGAATGCGCCGCCGAAGATACCGGCCGCGAATTGCAGGCTGCCCTCGACGCGCGGAAGATGACGGTGATCGTCGCCAAATGCGAAAGCGGAAATGCGAAGATGCCGGTCATCACCATGGACCCCGTGGTGATCCGTGACCGCTTCATGAAGGCGGTTCAGGACTGA
- a CDS encoding DedA family protein, with protein sequence MFDWITALIGQAGYLGIALLMFAENVFPPIPSELIMPLAGFLVHKGQLGFLPVMIAGSVGSLAGAWLWYYAAVKFGRQRVYRLIERHGRWFTMTSDDLERAEAWFERHGELAVLIGRMLPGVRTLISVPAGLTGMGQAKFLALSAVGTAGWVGVLTGAGILLGSQYERVSAWLNPVSNLLIAAFVLVYVYRLVTHKGRASTDGEEAPRSQS encoded by the coding sequence ATGTTTGACTGGATCACCGCTCTGATCGGTCAGGCCGGTTATCTGGGCATCGCCCTGCTGATGTTCGCGGAGAACGTCTTCCCGCCCATTCCTTCCGAGCTCATCATGCCGCTGGCGGGATTCCTGGTGCACAAGGGTCAGCTCGGTTTCCTGCCCGTGATGATCGCCGGAAGCGTCGGATCGCTCGCCGGTGCATGGCTATGGTATTACGCCGCGGTCAAGTTCGGGCGGCAGCGCGTCTATCGGCTGATCGAGCGGCACGGACGCTGGTTCACCATGACCTCCGACGATCTGGAACGCGCCGAGGCGTGGTTCGAGAGACATGGCGAGCTTGCGGTGCTGATCGGGCGCATGCTGCCCGGAGTGAGGACGCTCATCTCGGTCCCCGCGGGTCTCACCGGAATGGGGCAGGCGAAGTTCCTGGCCCTGTCGGCTGTCGGCACCGCCGGATGGGTGGGGGTTCTGACCGGCGCAGGGATACTTCTAGGCAGCCAGTACGAGCGGGTCTCCGCCTGGCTCAACCCGGTGTCCAACCTGCTCATCGCCGCGTTCGTTCTCGTCTATGTCTACCGGCTGGTCACGCACAAGGGGCGCGCGTCGACAGATGGCGAAGAGGCGCCCCGCAGTCAGTCCTGA
- a CDS encoding metallophosphoesterase, with the protein MRRIIHLSDLHFGRDRPQLLEPLLKAVNGIDADLVAISGDLTQRATPEQYEAARSFIDALHGPVLAVPGNHDTPLHNIFERVLMPWRRYRRYISKDLEPQVHDPKMSVVGINSVNNLGWQRGWFTGADIRKVRKSFAETPPDAFRVVVVHHPLEHLPGERKRLTRGASDAIRALAQCGTDIVLSGHLHSWRADTFANRAEDPHVLSVQAGTGLSNRVRGEPNDFNLVSMEADEVQVERFATDGEGLSFERIDCVRFRQIDGNWQGLAKQESVIAARDAVHV; encoded by the coding sequence ATGAGACGCATCATCCATCTCTCCGACCTGCACTTCGGTCGCGACCGGCCACAGCTGCTCGAGCCTCTGCTGAAGGCCGTGAACGGCATAGATGCCGATCTGGTGGCGATCTCGGGCGATCTGACGCAGCGCGCCACACCCGAACAGTACGAGGCCGCCCGCAGCTTCATCGATGCTCTGCACGGGCCGGTCCTTGCGGTGCCGGGCAACCACGACACGCCGCTGCACAACATCTTCGAGCGGGTTCTCATGCCCTGGCGCCGCTATCGGCGTTATATATCGAAGGATCTCGAGCCTCAGGTGCATGATCCCAAGATGTCGGTGGTGGGCATCAATTCGGTGAACAACCTCGGCTGGCAGCGGGGCTGGTTCACGGGGGCCGACATACGCAAGGTCAGGAAGTCTTTCGCCGAGACGCCGCCCGACGCCTTTCGCGTCGTGGTGGTCCATCATCCGCTGGAGCATCTGCCGGGCGAGCGCAAGCGCCTGACCCGCGGCGCCTCGGATGCGATCCGCGCGCTGGCGCAGTGCGGTACGGATATCGTCCTTTCGGGCCACCTGCACAGTTGGCGTGCCGACACCTTCGCCAACCGAGCCGAAGACCCGCACGTGTTGTCGGTGCAGGCCGGCACGGGACTTTCCAACCGGGTGCGGGGCGAGCCGAACGATTTCAACCTGGTGAGCATGGAAGCGGACGAGGTGCAGGTCGAACGCTTCGCCACGGACGGCGAAGGACTGAGTTTCGAGCGCATCGACTGTGTGCGCTTCCGCCAGATCGACGGCAACTGGCAGGGGCTTGCGAAGCAGGAAAGCGTCATCGCCGCGCGGGATGCCGTACATGTTTGA
- a CDS encoding diacylglycerol kinase family protein, giving the protein MRGLGRACIVINPKSGKKRGRTDLGEIKRLIRERDLDVEIRPLSKGSDVDKVARKAVEDGFGTIIAAGGDGTISGVASALHGKDVRMGILPLGTFNYFARSLDIPDDIEGAIDVLAAGGERTIPVGTINGKVFLNNASLGIYPEVLRTRETTYTRWGRSRIAAYWSVLLTLMRLPKPLKLEITTAQETKLVRTPLAFVVSNAYQLDEVGLEGAECIRDGKMVLLIAPDSDRLKLVRHGLTLAMGLARKNRDFSMICVDELTIASDRKHLLVARDGERARMERPFRFELHKDSLRVITPEHAASKVR; this is encoded by the coding sequence GTGCGCGGACTCGGGCGTGCCTGTATCGTCATCAATCCGAAATCGGGCAAGAAGCGCGGGCGCACGGATCTCGGTGAAATCAAACGACTGATCAGGGAGCGCGATCTCGATGTGGAGATCCGCCCGCTCTCGAAGGGCTCCGATGTCGACAAGGTCGCGCGCAAGGCGGTCGAGGACGGTTTCGGGACGATTATCGCCGCCGGTGGCGACGGCACGATCTCTGGTGTGGCCTCGGCGTTGCACGGCAAGGACGTGCGTATGGGCATACTTCCGCTGGGAACCTTCAACTATTTTGCCCGCTCGCTCGACATTCCGGACGATATCGAGGGGGCGATCGACGTTCTGGCCGCAGGAGGGGAACGCACGATCCCGGTGGGAACGATCAATGGCAAGGTGTTCCTGAACAACGCGTCCCTCGGCATCTACCCCGAAGTGCTCCGCACCCGCGAGACCACCTATACCCGCTGGGGACGCAGCCGGATCGCCGCCTACTGGTCCGTCCTTCTCACGCTGATGCGCCTTCCCAAACCTCTCAAGCTCGAGATCACCACGGCGCAGGAAACGAAACTAGTCCGTACGCCGCTCGCCTTCGTCGTATCGAATGCCTATCAGCTGGACGAGGTGGGGCTCGAGGGAGCAGAGTGCATCCGCGACGGCAAGATGGTGCTGCTGATTGCGCCGGACAGCGACAGGCTGAAACTGGTCCGGCACGGTCTCACGCTGGCGATGGGTCTGGCGCGCAAGAACCGTGATTTCAGCATGATCTGCGTCGACGAGTTGACCATCGCGTCGGACCGCAAGCATCTGCTCGTGGCGCGCGACGGCGAGCGGGCGCGGATGGAACGTCCCTTCCGCTTCGAGCTTCACAAGGATTCGCTTCGTGTGATCACCCCTGAACATGCCGCCAGCAAGGTCAGATGA
- a CDS encoding NUDIX hydrolase: MSSRLKLIWSEYLEPMFRRPRRLQVAALCFRDTGQGRHVLLVTSRGTGRWVLPKGWPMAGKTSSDAAMQEAWEEAGVRRARLVPEPVGSYGAQKVTASGWSIPVTTLVYALEVEEIADDFPEAHERRREWFSPADAADRVHEPELREILRSF; this comes from the coding sequence ATGAGTTCGCGGCTCAAACTGATCTGGAGCGAGTATCTGGAACCCATGTTCCGGCGGCCCAGGCGGCTGCAGGTGGCCGCGCTGTGCTTTCGCGACACCGGTCAGGGTCGCCATGTCCTTCTGGTGACAAGCCGCGGGACAGGCCGGTGGGTGCTGCCGAAGGGCTGGCCGATGGCCGGAAAGACCTCGTCGGATGCGGCGATGCAGGAAGCATGGGAAGAAGCAGGCGTGCGCCGTGCGCGGCTGGTGCCCGAGCCGGTCGGCTCCTACGGCGCTCAGAAAGTCACCGCGTCGGGCTGGTCCATACCGGTGACGACACTGGTTTACGCGCTCGAGGTCGAGGAGATTGCCGACGACTTTCCCGAGGCCCACGAGCGACGCCGCGAATGGTTCTCGCCCGCGGACGCGGCGGATCGCGTGCACGAGCCCGAACTTCGCGAAATCCTGCGTTCCTTCTGA
- a CDS encoding inorganic phosphate transporter, translating to MAKGEIRSDHLDTLDHDLGRYSNIELATQYAGRPLVGYGFALAFLLLAGVAALTFSTPGSHAMTLGAAAVFAGYLALNIGANDVANNMGPAVGARVLTMGGAIAIAAVFESAGALIAGGDVVDTVAGGIIPPGAIADPRIFVRVMMAALLSAAIWVNIATRAGAPVSTTHAIVGSIAGAGIAAAGWGAVAWETMLSITLGWVVSPLLGGMIAAAVLWVIKARIIYREDKIAAARTWVPVLVGVMGGAFACYLALKGLNRLAVVGFAPALSLGCAAGMALWIGTIPVIRKQSEGLENRDKSLKRLFGLPLIVAAALLSFAHGANDVANAVGPLAAILKATTTGLTGGIAVVPAWDMFIGAFGISLGLILFGPRLIRMVGSRITRLNPMRAYCVALSAAVTVILASGLGIPVSTTHVAVGAIFGVGFFREWYEARRLRRSSASVANRPPLAVEERRRRKLVRRSHFLTIMAAWIVTVPAAGVLSGLVFMAMGLAGD from the coding sequence ATGGCGAAAGGAGAGATCAGGAGCGATCACCTCGACACGCTCGACCACGATCTCGGGCGCTATTCCAACATCGAGCTGGCCACGCAATACGCCGGACGGCCACTTGTCGGCTACGGGTTCGCACTGGCGTTCCTGCTGCTGGCGGGCGTGGCCGCGCTGACCTTTTCCACCCCCGGCAGCCACGCGATGACGCTGGGCGCGGCGGCCGTCTTCGCCGGTTATCTTGCACTGAACATCGGCGCGAACGACGTTGCCAACAACATGGGCCCTGCGGTCGGTGCGCGGGTGCTGACGATGGGCGGGGCCATTGCGATTGCTGCCGTCTTCGAAAGCGCGGGCGCGCTGATCGCAGGCGGCGACGTGGTCGATACGGTGGCAGGCGGCATCATTCCGCCCGGAGCGATCGCGGATCCTCGGATCTTCGTCAGGGTGATGATGGCCGCACTGCTGTCCGCGGCAATCTGGGTGAACATCGCCACCCGCGCCGGCGCGCCGGTCTCGACCACCCATGCCATTGTCGGAAGCATCGCCGGCGCGGGCATCGCCGCGGCGGGCTGGGGCGCCGTCGCGTGGGAGACGATGCTTTCGATCACGCTGGGATGGGTCGTCTCACCCTTGCTTGGCGGCATGATCGCGGCGGCGGTCCTGTGGGTCATCAAGGCGCGCATCATCTATCGCGAGGACAAGATCGCCGCGGCCCGGACATGGGTTCCGGTGCTTGTCGGCGTCATGGGCGGCGCCTTCGCCTGCTACCTGGCGCTCAAGGGCCTCAACCGGCTCGCCGTCGTTGGCTTTGCCCCTGCCCTGTCGCTTGGATGCGCCGCGGGAATGGCGCTTTGGATCGGCACGATTCCGGTGATCCGGAAGCAGTCCGAAGGACTCGAGAACCGCGACAAGTCACTCAAGCGTCTCTTCGGCCTTCCCCTGATCGTCGCTGCGGCGCTGCTGAGCTTCGCGCACGGCGCCAACGACGTGGCCAATGCGGTAGGCCCTCTCGCCGCCATCCTGAAGGCCACCACCACCGGTCTGACGGGAGGCATCGCCGTCGTCCCTGCATGGGACATGTTCATCGGCGCTTTCGGGATTTCGCTTGGCCTGATCCTCTTCGGGCCCCGCCTGATCCGCATGGTCGGCAGCCGCATCACCCGTCTCAACCCGATGCGCGCCTACTGCGTCGCACTTTCGGCGGCGGTCACGGTCATCCTGGCAAGCGGGCTCGGCATTCCGGTAAGCACGACGCATGTGGCGGTGGGCGCAATCTTCGGCGTCGGCTTCTTCCGCGAATGGTACGAGGCGCGCCGGTTGAGACGTTCGAGCGCAAGTGTGGCGAACCGCCCTCCTCTCGCCGTCGAGGAACGACGGCGACGCAAGCTGGTGCGCAGGTCGCATTTCCTGACGATCATGGCCGCATGGATCGTGACGGTGCCTGCAGCGGGCGTGCTGTCCGGCCTCGTGTTCATGGCGATGGGACTGGCTGGCGACTGA
- a CDS encoding cytochrome P450, whose translation MSIQSTGSGFTPIKVDPRLLAEDPHAKLAKLRRQHALVQLGERQYMALRAEDVLAMLTDPRTSQVDGPEYVKLQAIPDGATADFMSEFFLFSNGAEHRAKRGYFSRAFAFSKIREIRPEVRKVADGIVASLPRGESFEFVEQMAARIPAEMIAAILGLPASDADHFAPLVHSMSRAIRPVYPHAHHGEIESAVKSLRDYVGDALRARLDVPCGDMLSNLVADWHENPVITFDSLVHQVLGVIVGGTDTTRAGFAMLVSLLLQHPEAWRAVKSDPALAGGAVSEALRYDPVVGSVARLTTKSLTVREFTLAPGVLLRLSTLSALRDPLLYSEPERFDIRRTDHPRLHSVFGLGPHRCLGEMLARIEMEEGLLALAGAAPDIEMLSAPQLTGFGGIRQISDMVVRIP comes from the coding sequence ATGAGCATTCAATCCACCGGTTCCGGGTTCACTCCCATCAAGGTGGACCCGCGCCTTCTGGCCGAGGATCCGCACGCCAAACTTGCGAAACTGCGCAGGCAGCACGCCTTGGTCCAGTTGGGGGAACGCCAATACATGGCACTGCGGGCCGAGGATGTCCTCGCCATGCTGACCGACCCGAGAACAAGTCAGGTCGACGGACCCGAGTATGTCAAGCTGCAGGCCATTCCCGACGGCGCGACAGCGGATTTCATGTCGGAATTCTTCCTCTTCTCGAACGGCGCCGAACATCGCGCGAAGCGTGGCTATTTTTCACGGGCCTTCGCGTTCTCGAAGATACGGGAAATCCGGCCCGAGGTACGCAAGGTCGCGGACGGGATCGTGGCGAGCCTGCCAAGGGGAGAGAGCTTCGAGTTCGTCGAGCAGATGGCTGCGCGCATCCCGGCCGAAATGATCGCGGCGATCCTCGGGCTTCCGGCTTCGGACGCGGATCATTTCGCACCGCTGGTCCATTCGATGTCCCGGGCGATCCGCCCGGTCTATCCGCACGCGCATCACGGCGAGATCGAGAGCGCGGTGAAATCGCTCCGGGACTATGTCGGCGACGCCCTTCGCGCGCGGCTCGACGTTCCTTGCGGGGACATGCTCTCGAACCTCGTCGCGGACTGGCACGAAAATCCGGTAATCACCTTCGACAGCCTCGTGCATCAGGTTCTGGGCGTGATCGTCGGTGGCACCGACACCACACGTGCGGGCTTTGCGATGCTGGTATCGCTTCTCCTCCAGCACCCCGAGGCCTGGCGGGCGGTGAAATCCGACCCCGCGCTTGCCGGCGGCGCGGTCAGCGAGGCGCTGCGGTATGATCCTGTCGTCGGCTCGGTGGCCCGGCTCACGACGAAAAGCCTGACTGTGCGCGAATTCACTCTTGCCCCCGGTGTGCTTTTGCGTTTAAGCACGCTTTCCGCGCTGCGCGACCCGCTCCTTTACTCGGAGCCGGAGCGCTTCGACATCCGGCGCACCGACCATCCCCGCCTGCACAGCGTTTTCGGGCTTGGTCCGCATCGGTGTCTGGGCGAGATGCTGGCACGCATCGAGATGGAGGAAGGCCTTCTGGCGCTCGCCGGGGCCGCGCCTGACATCGAGATGCTTTCGGCACCGCAGTTGACGGGTTTCGGCGGCATCCGGCAGATCTCGGATATGGTCGTCCGGATCCCCTGA
- a CDS encoding DUF1127 domain-containing protein, which yields MNRPHATDGALFSTDHRHGAASRLYAFWQALREWHRRRQDYARLQELPGYLLDDVGLTHWQIEAAKRNNRL from the coding sequence ATGAACAGACCCCACGCCACCGATGGCGCCCTCTTCTCCACCGATCACCGCCATGGGGCGGCCTCTCGGCTCTACGCCTTCTGGCAGGCGCTCCGCGAGTGGCACCGCCGTCGCCAAGACTACGCCCGGCTTCAGGAATTGCCGGGCTATCTGCTTGACGACGTCGGCCTCACGCATTGGCAGATCGAGGCGGCCAAGCGCAATAACAGGCTCTGA